Below is a genomic region from Myxococcus fulvus.
TGAGGATGCGGCGACGTAAGTCCTCGGAAATCGGTCGGGTCATCCCCCGAGCAGATCACGCCCGGAGGATCGGCTCAACCGGGCCCCGCTGTCAGACGGAGTCGGTGGCCCCCTGTGCTGCATGGTCGTCCTCGGGCTGGGCGCGTGGGGTGGCATTGTCTGGCTCAACAAGGTCAATGCCCGCTGGAAGGCCGCGCAGCAGGCGCGGTCCGGCGTCGCGCCCACTTCCGTCCCTGCTCCAGCGGCGTCCTCGCCTGCTTCGTCCACCATCGCCCTGCGCTTCGAGAACGTGAGCGCGCCCCGGCTCTCGCCTGGGCTCAGGGTGCGTATCGCGGATGAGCCACGCGCCGTGACGAAGAGCTCCGCCGAGCCGCTCGAGCTCAGCGTGCTCTCGGCTTCCGTACCGCCTCCGAAGCCCGTCGCGTCCACGCCCATGGTCGAGGTCGTGCAACGCGTCGCCCCTGCCCGGTCCGTTGAGCCAACGTCCGCGCCCGGTCCCACGTTGTGGCCTCCCACTCCGCAGAAGACGGAGTGGATTGCTCCAGGCCAGTCCATCGAGGTCGCCGGGTACATGCTCAAGGACGGCATGGTCTACGTGGGCTCGCGGCTGCGCGCGGTGAAGCTCCCGAGCAGCGAACCCGCCCTCATCAACCCCAAGCTCGAGGTCGCGTCCCGCCCCAACCGCGGTGGACAGGGCTTGCGGTACTGGCCCTCATACTCGGACCTCTCGCCCTCGGCCCGCGCGGGATACCTCGCATGGCTCGCGGGTGGACGGCGTCAGCCTGGAATCGATATCGGCTACGTCTTCCTGTTCTTCTACGGGCTGGAACGGCGCGTGCTCCACGACCTGGGCACCGAGCCCGAAGCGCTGGCTGAAGCGCGTCTCATCGAAGGCGAAGTCCACGGACTCCTCGAGGTCTACAGCGAGAACAGCTCCTTCGCCGGCTATGCCTCGGCCTTCCTCGACATCCTGCGCGTGCACCGCGCCGGCGAGGATGGATTGCTGAAGGAGTCTCCCGACTTCGCCTCGCGAAGCGCTGGCTCCGCCTCGTTCGACGTGCGCATGGCCGCGGGCACCGCCGCCACCCGCGGGCTTCCGCTCCCCGCGGACTGGGCCCTCGTCTGGGCCGTGGAGACCCATGTCACCCGGCCGCGAACCCCCGCCATCCGCTGTCCCGCGGAGTTCCAGGCGCTCTTCCGCGCGCGCTACCAGCGCGACCACGGCGCGGGCATCGTCCCTCGCGCCCTGAAGGGAAAGGTGGAGGCCCGCTACAACCCCGCGAGCGCCTCCTTCGGTGGCGAGGTGCGACTGGCGTCGACCTCCATCAACGAGGCCTCCGAGACCTCCCTCAAGCCCGTGCGCGCGCTCATCGAGGAGTGCTGCGAGTCGCTCGAGTCCTACAGTCGCTGGGTGGGCAAGAACCCCGACGCACGCAACAGCATGAGCGCCCTGGCGCTGCTTCCTCCCGAGCTCGCCGCTTCCATCGACGGAGGCTCGGACGTGCAGGCACTCCGCGCGCTGCTGCGCCAATCCCTCGGGAACAACCCCTCCGCTCCCGTGCCCGCGACGGAGCTCCTGAAGCACTGGCCCACCACGACCCTCGGCAAGCTCACAAAAGCCGAGGCCGTGGGCCTGGCCCAGGCCCTGGAGAAGCTGGGCCACGGCATGGAGCCCGACCCTCGCATGGGCGGCGCCGTGCTCTTCTCCGATGAGTCCGCGTGGCTCTTCCTCCTGCCCTCCGATTCACCGAGCGCCCCTTCCGCGAGCTACCTGTCCGCGCTCGCCATGCTCCACCTCGCCGCCGCGGTGGCCACCGCCGATGGCACCGTCTCCACGGATGAAATCCACCGCATGGAGGCCCTCGTCGAGGCCGCGCAGGGACTGCTCCCTTCCGAGAAGGTCCGGCTCCGGGCCCACGTGTCCTGGCTGCTCGCGCGCCCCGCCTCCAGCGCGGGCCACAAGAAGCGCGTGGAGGCGCTGACGCCCGAGGCCCGCACGTCGCTCGGCAACCTCCTGGTCGAGGTCGCCGTGGCCGACGGCAACGTGTCACCCGAGGAGCTCAAGACCCTGTCGAGGCTCTACGCCATGCTGGGGCTCGACGAGAACAGCGTCTACTCGCGCGTCCACGCCGCCACCGCGTCTCGCCCCGCGACCGAGCCCGTCTCCATGCGACTGGCGGGCGCACCCGAGCAGGGCTTCGCCATCCCCGCGCCACCTCCCGAGAAGGGCGAGCGGGTGGCGCTCGACATGCGCAGCGTCCAGGCGAAGCTCGCGGAGACCGCCGCCGTCTCCAGCCTCCTGGGGAGCATCTTCGCGGACGAAGAGCCCACCCCTCCCGCGCCCCAGCCGACACCGGCCGTGACGGAGGCGGGCATCGCGGGCCTCGATGCCCTCCACACTTCACTCCTGCGCGCGCTCGTCGCGAAGCCCGAGTGGCCTCGCGCGGAGGTGGAGAAGCTGGCCAGCGGGCTCGGCCTGCTCCCCGACGGCGCGCTGGATGTCATCAACGACGCGGCGTTCGAGGTGTGCGGCGAGCCCATCCTCGAGGGCGACGAAACCCTTCAGCTCAATGAACAGGCGGTCAAGGAGATGATGCCATGACGGACGCGACGCCCCAGGGACGCATCAGGCCGAAGGACCGGGACGCCATCGTCCAGTCGCTGCGCGCGGGCGTCGTGCCTCGCGTGGGACAGCAGCACATCCAGGTGGGCCGGGCCGAGGAGGTCCGCGCCCTGGTCCGCGACGTGGAGCGCATCGCCGAGGGCGGCAGCGCCATCCGCTTCGTCATCGGCGAGTACGGCTCCGGCAAGACGTTCTTCCTCAACCTCATCCGCTCCATCGCCCTGGAGAAGCGGCTGGTCACCCTGCACGCGGACCTCAACCCCGACCGACGCCTGCACGCGACGGATGGCAAGGCCCGCAGCCTCTACGCGGAGCTGATGCGCAACCTGGCCACCCGGGCCCGTCCCGAGGGCGGCGCGCTCGCCAGCGTCGTGGAGCGCTTCGTCTCCAGCGCCCTCACCGACGCCAAGAGCCGCGAGCTGAACCCCGAGGTCGTCATCCGCGAGAAGCTCGCCGCGCTGTCGGAGCTGGTCGGCGGCTACGACTTCGCGGAGGTCATCGCCGCCTACTGGCGCGGCCATGACACGGGCAACGAGGTGCTCAAGGCCGACGCCGTGAAGTGGCTGCGCGGCGAGTTCTCCACGCGCACCGATGCCCGCAAGGCGCTCGGCGTGCGCTCCATCATCGACGACGCGGATGTCTACGACCAGCTCAAGCTCCTGGCGCGCTTCGTCCGCCTGTCCGGCTACGACGGGTTGATGGTGTGTCTGGATGAGCTGGTCAATCTCTACAAGATGGCCAACACCAAGGCCCGCGCGTCCAACTACGAGCAGATATTGCGCATCCTCAATGACTGTCTCCAGGGCAGCGCCGAGGGCCTGGGCTTCATCCTGGGAGGAACGCCCGAGTTCCTCATGGACACCCGGCGCGGCCTCTACAGCTACGAGGCCCTCCAGTCGCGCCTCGCCCAGAACACCTTCGCCGTGGGCCACCTGGTCGACTACAGCTCCCCGGTCCTCCGGCTGGCCAACCTCACGCCCGAGGACCTCTACGTCCTGCTCACCAAGCTGCGGCACGTCTACTCCGCGGGAGACGCGTCCGCGCAACGACTGCCCGACGAGGGACTCCACGGCTTCATGACCCACTGCTCGGAGCGCATCGGCGAGGCGTACTTCCGCACGCCCCGCAGCACCGTGACGGCGTTCATCAACCTGCTGGCCGTGCTCGAACAGAACCCGGGCGCGGATTGGAAGGAGCTGCTCGGCGGCGTGGAGCTCGCCGCGGACATCAATCCCGACCTGGCGCCCCTGAGCGAAACGGAGGCGGGCGCCCCCGCGGCCGGAGCGGACGATGAGCTCGCATCCTTCAAGCTCTGACCCGAGCGGCGCCGCGTCGAGCGCCTTCCACCGACTGCACCCCCAGGTGCGGCGCTGGGTGTGGACCCAGGGGTGGAAGGAGCTGCGCGGCATCCAGGAGGCCGCCATCGTCCCCATCCTCAAGGGGACCCAGGACGTCATCCTCTCCGCGTCGACGGCGAGCGGGAAGACGGAGGCCGCCTTCCTCCCCATCTGCAGCCGACTGGCGGAGGACGCCGGCGGCAGCGTGCGCGCCATCTACGTCGGTCCCCTCAAGGCGCTCATCAACGACCAGTTCGAGCGACTCGACGGGCTCTGCGAGGGGCTGCACATCCCCGTGCACCGGTGGCACGGCGATGTGTCCCAGGGCCACAAGGCCCGGCTGCTCCAGTCCCCCGCGGGCATCCTCCTCATCACCCCCGAGTCACTCGAGGCGCTCTTCATCCGACAGGGCTCCGCGCTCGCCGGCCTGTTCTCCGGACTGGAGCACATCGTCATCGACGAGCTGCATGCCTTCATCGGCACCGAACGGGGCTGTCAGCTCCAGTCGCTCCTGCACCGTGTCGAGCTGAGCCTGCGTCGCACCGTGCCTCGCGTGGGCCTCAGCGCCACCCTGGGCGACATGTCGCTGGCCGCGGAGTTCCTCCGTCCCGGCGCGGGCGCGAAGGTCCGGCTGTGCAACTCCGACTCGGGCGGCGGCGAGCTGCTCCTCCAGCTCCGGGGCTATCGCAAGCGCGCGCCCGACATGCGCACGGAAGAAGACGAGGAGCCCTCGGACGACCTGCCCGAGGACGAGCACGACGTGGGGGCGCACCTCTTCAAGACGCTGCGCGGGACACACAACCTGGTGTTCGCCAACAGCCGCGCGAACGTCGAGCTGTACGCGGACCTCCTGCGTCGCATGTGTGAAGACGCGCGGCTGCCCAACGAGTTCTTCCCGCACCACGGCAACCTGTCCAAGGAGCTGCGCGAGGAGGCGGAGGCCGCGCTCAAGGCGAAGCAGCGCCCCGTGAGCCTCGTGTGCACGACGACGCTGGAGATGGGCATCGACGTGGGCTCCGTGCAGAGCATCGCGCAGGTGGGCGTGCCTCCCTCGGTGTCCAGCCTCCGTCAGCGATTGGGACGCAGCGGACGCAAGGGCGGCCCCTCCGTGCTCCGGCTGTATCTCCAAGAAGCCGAGCTGACGAAAACCAGTCCCCTGTCGGACCAGCTCCGGGTGCGGCTGGTCCAGTCGGTGGCGATGCTGGAGCTGCTGCTGACGAACTGGTTCGAGCCCCCCGCCTCGGGCGCCTTCCACTTCTCCACGCTGGTGCAGCAGTTGCTCTCGCTCATCGCCCAGCACGGCGGCGTCAAGGCGGGCGAGGCCTTCCTGGCGCTGTGCCACGAAGGTCCCTTCGCACGGGTGTCACGCGAGGACTTCGTGCGCTTCCTGCGCGGGCTGGGGCAGCGGGAGCTGCTCTCGCAGTCCTCGGATGGGACGCTGCTGTTGGGCCGCGTGGGTGAGCGGCTCGTCAACCACTACAGCTTCTATGCGGCCTTCGCCTCGGTGGAGGAGTTCCGGTTGGTGGCCGGGGGCCGCACGCTGGGCACGATGCCCATCGACCAGCCGCTCTTCGTCGGCACGTACCTCATCTTCGGTGGACGACGGTGGCGCGTGCTCGCGGTGCAGGGCGACGAGAAGGTCGTGGAGCTGGAGCCCGCGCCCGCCGGACGCGTGCCCGTCTTCGAGCCCACCGGCGTCGGCCGCGTGCATGACCGCGTCCGGGAGCAGATGCGCGCCATCTATGCCGGGGATGGGCTGCCTCGCTATCTGGATGCGCGGGCGCTGGAGCTGCTCGCGGAGGCTCGGGCGACGTTCCAGCGATGGCGGCTCAACGAGCGCTCCATCGTGGCCTCGGGGATGGAGGTCCATGTCTTCCCGTGGGCCGGTGACGCGGTGGTGCACACGCTGGCGCTCGCGCTCCAGGCCCGTGGGTTGTCGGTGCAGACGCTGGGGCCCGTGTTGAGCGTGGCGGGACAGCAGGCCGACGTGGAGGGCGCCCTGCGTGCGCTCGTGGCGGAGGGTCCACCTCGGGCCGAGTCCCTCACGCGCCACGTGGTGAACATGGCGCTCGAGAAACATGACGGTTTCGTGCCGGAGGACCTGCTCGCTCGCGACTACGCCGCTCGGTACCTGGATGCCGAGGGCGCGTGGCGTGTCGCCCGGCAGGTGTTGCAGTGATGCGTCTTCTGAAGAGGCCTTGTCTCCCATGAGCCTTCCGTCCCAGGAACCCCAGGCCGTCGACCCGATGCCTCCCGCGGACGCGGAGGCCCTCAAGAATGCCGCGGTCCAGGCCTTCGTCGAGTGGACCCGGCGCCTGCCCGTTCCACCTCCGAACTCGCAAGAGTTCATCCGCTCGGTGGAGCCGAAGACGCGCAGGGCAGCCCGTATCTACTCCACCATCACGGAGCGGAGAGTCGTGTGGAAGGAAGGCCCGACCCACGGCTCTCCCGTCGTTACAGGATTGAGGCGACAAGCCAGCAGCGTCGACCTCTGGGCGGAAACCCCCGAGAGCCTTCGCAATAGCAGCCTCTCCGTTCTCGCCTGCTCTCCATGCGGAGGCGTGGGCTCATCCCCCTGCCCCAAGTGCAAGGGGAGAGGGAACATCCAATGCTGGAACTGTCGAGGCACTCGGAAGGCCTACGGATACGCCAAGGACAATTCGCGCCGACTCATGAACTGCCGGCAGTGCGATGCGAGTGGGAGGCTCACCTGTAGTGGTTGCAATTCAGGGAGCGTGTCCTGCGCAGCCTGTCTAGGACACGGTCGCGAACAGCGTTGGCTCGAATTCGTCGATTCGGTCCGCTCTGACGTCCTAGTGCTTTCCGAGGACGAGCACCTGCGCCGGCTGGTGTGGACGACTGAGGGCATGGAGCAGGACGCAAAACTCGTGGGGGAAATCAGCGCGAATGGCGTGCTCACCCAGGAGAAGGTCGCGCAGCACCTCCCGGAGGAATGGGTCCAGGAGCACTGGGGAAAGACCCGAGTCCCCCTGAAGGTATACGAGCGCATCACCCGCCAGACCTTCCAGGTGTTCGAGGTCCCCGCCGCGCGCGTGTCCTACGGCATCGCGGACGCGCCCTCGACCACGGTTCAATTCGAGGGGAGGCGGATGCTGGCGCCACCGGTCGCGGAGGACCGGCAGCTCACCACTCGGGGGCGAAAGGTCCTCGCGGTACGCCTGCCCCTCATCGCTGTGGCCTTGGGAATCC
It encodes:
- a CDS encoding TerB N-terminal domain-containing protein, with the protein product MVVLGLGAWGGIVWLNKVNARWKAAQQARSGVAPTSVPAPAASSPASSTIALRFENVSAPRLSPGLRVRIADEPRAVTKSSAEPLELSVLSASVPPPKPVASTPMVEVVQRVAPARSVEPTSAPGPTLWPPTPQKTEWIAPGQSIEVAGYMLKDGMVYVGSRLRAVKLPSSEPALINPKLEVASRPNRGGQGLRYWPSYSDLSPSARAGYLAWLAGGRRQPGIDIGYVFLFFYGLERRVLHDLGTEPEALAEARLIEGEVHGLLEVYSENSSFAGYASAFLDILRVHRAGEDGLLKESPDFASRSAGSASFDVRMAAGTAATRGLPLPADWALVWAVETHVTRPRTPAIRCPAEFQALFRARYQRDHGAGIVPRALKGKVEARYNPASASFGGEVRLASTSINEASETSLKPVRALIEECCESLESYSRWVGKNPDARNSMSALALLPPELAASIDGGSDVQALRALLRQSLGNNPSAPVPATELLKHWPTTTLGKLTKAEAVGLAQALEKLGHGMEPDPRMGGAVLFSDESAWLFLLPSDSPSAPSASYLSALAMLHLAAAVATADGTVSTDEIHRMEALVEAAQGLLPSEKVRLRAHVSWLLARPASSAGHKKRVEALTPEARTSLGNLLVEVAVADGNVSPEELKTLSRLYAMLGLDENSVYSRVHAATASRPATEPVSMRLAGAPEQGFAIPAPPPEKGERVALDMRSVQAKLAETAAVSSLLGSIFADEEPTPPAPQPTPAVTEAGIAGLDALHTSLLRALVAKPEWPRAEVEKLASGLGLLPDGALDVINDAAFEVCGEPILEGDETLQLNEQAVKEMMP
- a CDS encoding ATP-binding protein, translating into MTDATPQGRIRPKDRDAIVQSLRAGVVPRVGQQHIQVGRAEEVRALVRDVERIAEGGSAIRFVIGEYGSGKTFFLNLIRSIALEKRLVTLHADLNPDRRLHATDGKARSLYAELMRNLATRARPEGGALASVVERFVSSALTDAKSRELNPEVVIREKLAALSELVGGYDFAEVIAAYWRGHDTGNEVLKADAVKWLRGEFSTRTDARKALGVRSIIDDADVYDQLKLLARFVRLSGYDGLMVCLDELVNLYKMANTKARASNYEQILRILNDCLQGSAEGLGFILGGTPEFLMDTRRGLYSYEALQSRLAQNTFAVGHLVDYSSPVLRLANLTPEDLYVLLTKLRHVYSAGDASAQRLPDEGLHGFMTHCSERIGEAYFRTPRSTVTAFINLLAVLEQNPGADWKELLGGVELAADINPDLAPLSETEAGAPAAGADDELASFKL
- a CDS encoding DEAD/DEAH box helicase, with translation MSSHPSSSDPSGAASSAFHRLHPQVRRWVWTQGWKELRGIQEAAIVPILKGTQDVILSASTASGKTEAAFLPICSRLAEDAGGSVRAIYVGPLKALINDQFERLDGLCEGLHIPVHRWHGDVSQGHKARLLQSPAGILLITPESLEALFIRQGSALAGLFSGLEHIVIDELHAFIGTERGCQLQSLLHRVELSLRRTVPRVGLSATLGDMSLAAEFLRPGAGAKVRLCNSDSGGGELLLQLRGYRKRAPDMRTEEDEEPSDDLPEDEHDVGAHLFKTLRGTHNLVFANSRANVELYADLLRRMCEDARLPNEFFPHHGNLSKELREEAEAALKAKQRPVSLVCTTTLEMGIDVGSVQSIAQVGVPPSVSSLRQRLGRSGRKGGPSVLRLYLQEAELTKTSPLSDQLRVRLVQSVAMLELLLTNWFEPPASGAFHFSTLVQQLLSLIAQHGGVKAGEAFLALCHEGPFARVSREDFVRFLRGLGQRELLSQSSDGTLLLGRVGERLVNHYSFYAAFASVEEFRLVAGGRTLGTMPIDQPLFVGTYLIFGGRRWRVLAVQGDEKVVELEPAPAGRVPVFEPTGVGRVHDRVREQMRAIYAGDGLPRYLDARALELLAEARATFQRWRLNERSIVASGMEVHVFPWAGDAVVHTLALALQARGLSVQTLGPVLSVAGQQADVEGALRALVAEGPPRAESLTRHVVNMALEKHDGFVPEDLLARDYAARYLDAEGAWRVARQVLQ